Proteins from a single region of Diaphorobacter limosus:
- a CDS encoding pentapeptide repeat-containing protein, which translates to MTRFTRIALTGAILLAGAGAALAQPAQDDARSEPLVINGCPIWPYTRCPGADLRHASLAGKNLAGADLRGANLTRADLRGANLSAADLEGANLTGARMSKVSAANTDFKGAKFIGTDLESARLMRSDFSGALFEGTSLEMARMNHAWFVGTRFIANDFQETKFVATNMQNAFFDGNHTLYTIFTESNLDGCQGCPPDWR; encoded by the coding sequence TGCCGGGGCCGGCGCGGCGCTGGCCCAGCCGGCCCAGGACGACGCCCGCAGCGAGCCCCTGGTCATCAACGGCTGCCCGATCTGGCCCTATACCCGCTGCCCCGGCGCCGACCTGCGCCATGCCAGCCTGGCGGGCAAGAACCTGGCTGGCGCCGACCTGCGCGGCGCCAACCTGACGCGCGCCGACCTGCGCGGCGCCAATCTCTCGGCCGCCGATCTGGAGGGCGCCAACCTGACCGGCGCGCGCATGTCCAAGGTCTCGGCGGCCAACACCGATTTCAAGGGCGCCAAATTCATCGGCACCGACCTGGAGAGCGCGCGCCTGATGCGCTCGGACTTCTCGGGCGCCCTGTTCGAGGGCACCAGCCTGGAGATGGCGCGCATGAACCATGCGTGGTTCGTCGGCACGCGCTTCATCGCCAATGATTTCCAGGAGACCAAGTTCGTCGCCACCAACATGCAGAACGCATTCTTCGACGGCAACCACACGCTCTACACCATCTTCACGGAATCCAACCTCGATGGCTGTCAGGGCTGCCCACCGGACTGGAGATGA
- a CDS encoding cytochrome c, with amino-acid sequence MEQIKPQVDTSALPALGWHEPNPLRGNAEAAAIGKAAFNQSCAVCHGQDAIGTRSPAPDLRRIGMGCRRIQDAALRQRCQGDADAFFIKSVRYGKQKFGIVHMPPWEGLLAPELAWALRSFVETAPKGTGIQSLSPTAAATQ; translated from the coding sequence GTGGAGCAGATCAAGCCCCAGGTCGACACCTCGGCCCTGCCGGCGCTCGGCTGGCACGAGCCCAACCCCCTGCGCGGCAATGCCGAAGCCGCCGCCATCGGCAAGGCCGCCTTCAACCAGAGCTGCGCCGTCTGCCATGGCCAGGATGCCATTGGCACACGCTCGCCCGCACCCGACCTGCGCCGCATCGGCATGGGCTGCCGGCGCATCCAGGACGCGGCCCTGCGCCAGCGCTGCCAGGGCGACGCGGACGCGTTCTTCATCAAGTCGGTGCGCTACGGCAAGCAGAAGTTCGGCATCGTCCACATGCCGCCCTGGGAAGGCCTGCTTGCGCCCGAGCTGGCCTGGGCGCTGCGCAGCTTTGTCGAAACCGCGCCCAAGGGCACGGGTATTCAGTCGCTGTCGCCCACCGCCGCCGCCACGCAGTAG
- the pqqA gene encoding pyrroloquinoline quinone precursor peptide PqqA — protein MQWTTPAFTDLRFGFEITMYIANR, from the coding sequence ATGCAATGGACCACCCCCGCCTTCACCGATCTGCGCTTCGGCTTTGAGATCACCATGTACATCGCCAACCGTTAA
- a CDS encoding alpha/beta fold hydrolase, with translation MPRKINATLDVPHWPAPRRLARGGLHRMAWRDMGRGEPWLLLHGGPGSGCSPPLLAPFDLQCQRVIAPDQRGAGDSRPSGRTAANHLAALVADLEALRRHLGLERWSLLGGSWGTVVALAYARQHPDHVARPVLRGAFGLTRSEVGGLLLPSARPGKRVAQGDWPVPHGAALPQALSGLSQLLQSGAVTVPSLQAGRGWALRERRDALHGLRRSLRHLSGKDATAQRRLWAGLQRQQRRALAQLPRPRATPADRQAQARYRLQAHYLRHRGFVRPGELDAAVLALARHGVPVDWVHGRFDAICPPGNSRRWAAMGRPHARLQLVASGHLGAEPAMLRALRYCVAAAVGDSD, from the coding sequence ATGCCACGCAAAATCAATGCCACCCTTGATGTACCTCATTGGCCCGCGCCGCGCCGGCTGGCGCGTGGCGGGCTGCACCGCATGGCCTGGCGCGATATGGGACGGGGCGAACCCTGGTTGCTGCTGCATGGCGGCCCGGGCAGCGGCTGCAGCCCGCCCCTGCTGGCACCCTTTGACTTGCAGTGCCAGCGCGTGATCGCGCCGGACCAGCGCGGCGCCGGCGACTCGCGCCCCAGCGGGCGCACGGCGGCCAACCATCTGGCGGCGCTGGTGGCCGACCTGGAGGCACTGCGCCGGCATCTGGGCCTGGAGCGCTGGTCGCTGCTGGGTGGCTCCTGGGGCACGGTGGTGGCCCTGGCCTATGCGCGCCAGCACCCGGATCATGTGGCGCGGCCGGTGCTGCGCGGCGCCTTTGGCCTCACGCGGAGCGAGGTGGGCGGCTTACTGCTGCCCAGCGCGCGGCCCGGCAAGCGCGTGGCGCAGGGCGACTGGCCGGTACCGCACGGGGCCGCACTGCCCCAGGCCCTGTCCGGCCTGTCACAACTGCTCCAAAGCGGAGCAGTGACTGTTCCATCCCTGCAGGCCGGCCGGGGCTGGGCGCTGCGCGAGCGGCGTGACGCGCTGCATGGCCTGCGCCGCAGCCTGCGGCATCTGTCGGGAAAGGATGCAACCGCCCAGCGCCGGCTATGGGCCGGCCTGCAGCGCCAGCAGCGCCGTGCCCTGGCGCAGCTGCCCCGGCCGCGCGCCACGCCGGCGGATCGCCAGGCGCAGGCCAGGTACCGCCTGCAGGCGCATTACCTGCGCCACCGGGGCTTTGTGCGACCCGGAGAACTCGATGCCGCCGTGCTCGCCCTGGCGCGGCATGGGGTGCCGGTCGATTGGGTGCATGGGCGCTTTGACGCCATTTGCCCGCCCGGCAACAGCCGGCGCTGGGCGGCCATGGGCCGGCCCCATGCCCGCCTGCAGCTGGTGGCCAGCGGGCACCTGGGCGCAGAGCCCGCCATGCTGCGGGCGCTGCGCTACTGCGTGGCGGCGGCGGTGGGCGACAGCGACTGA